In Kitasatospora viridis, one DNA window encodes the following:
- a CDS encoding terpene synthase family protein, protein MPATASPDFARRAAEADDRAAAWCLERGLLPDRETEECFRLARFGALAAHTCPSADDAALAVLGTWLGWFFLLDDHLDGHLDSQAPEDGAGLLTAIGDALRTGRTDHGSPFVAAFLDLWSAPGPGSGPAEPFRPRFARHLDEYLAALVRENAERRSGRPPGEAEYIALRRITGAIRESLDGADHLAGCSLPDELYDHPWHQSLLDAASDVINWTNDLASWRKELDGGEVHNLVLVVARTRGLDHRAAEAEVARRIAVRAEEFEALAAVPPDPRLARRAVALRDWMTGFRAWLAETARYLTDPQQPALS, encoded by the coding sequence GTGCCCGCCACCGCGTCCCCCGACTTCGCCCGCCGCGCCGCCGAGGCCGACGACCGGGCCGCCGCCTGGTGCCTGGAGCGCGGCCTGCTGCCCGACCGGGAGACCGAGGAGTGCTTCCGGCTGGCCCGGTTCGGCGCCCTGGCCGCCCACACCTGCCCGTCCGCCGACGACGCCGCGCTCGCCGTGCTCGGCACCTGGCTGGGCTGGTTCTTCCTGCTGGACGACCACCTGGACGGCCACCTGGACAGCCAGGCCCCCGAGGACGGCGCCGGGCTGCTCACCGCCATAGGGGACGCGCTGCGCACCGGGCGCACCGACCACGGCTCGCCGTTCGTCGCCGCCTTCCTCGACCTCTGGTCCGCGCCCGGACCGGGGTCGGGCCCGGCCGAGCCGTTCCGCCCCCGGTTCGCCCGGCACCTGGACGAGTACCTGGCCGCGCTGGTGCGGGAGAACGCCGAGCGGCGCAGCGGCCGGCCGCCCGGCGAGGCCGAGTACATCGCGCTGCGCCGGATCACCGGGGCGATCCGGGAGAGCCTGGACGGCGCCGACCACCTGGCCGGGTGCTCACTGCCGGACGAGCTCTACGACCACCCCTGGCACCAGAGCCTGCTGGACGCCGCCTCCGACGTGATCAACTGGACCAACGACCTGGCCTCCTGGCGCAAGGAGCTGGACGGCGGCGAGGTGCACAACCTGGTCCTGGTGGTCGCCCGCACGCGCGGCCTCGACCACCGGGCGGCCGAGGCCGAGGTGGCCCGGCGGATAGCGGTCCGGGCCGAGGAGTTCGAGGCACTGGCCGCCGTGCCGCCGGACCCCCGGCTGGCCCGCCGGGCGGTCGCGCTGCGCGACTGGATGACCGGCTTCCGGGCCTGGCTGGCCGAGACCGCCCGCTACCTGACGGACCCGCAGCAGCCGGCGCTCAGCTGA
- a CDS encoding VOC family protein yields MNAITDRIKARTFHLAGGTEDWRVVGEGACTCFRTDSLAAAARFAQAVAELPGGSPGRPDLDLRADGVTVRLITVGDGYYGLTERDVELAREISALAGRMGLTADPAVVQTVQVTVDALVTAECLPFWRAVLDYRDRGDSEEDLLDPRRRGAPFYFQAMAEPRPQRNRLHVDVWVPHDGAGARIAAALAAGGTLVSDAHAPGHWVLADPEGNEVCVGVAGWPGPDAGVS; encoded by the coding sequence ATGAACGCGATCACCGACCGGATCAAGGCCCGCACCTTCCACCTGGCGGGCGGCACCGAGGACTGGCGGGTGGTGGGCGAGGGCGCCTGCACCTGCTTCCGCACAGACTCGCTCGCCGCCGCCGCCCGGTTCGCCCAGGCCGTCGCCGAGCTGCCCGGCGGCTCGCCCGGCCGGCCCGACCTGGACCTGCGGGCCGACGGTGTGACGGTCCGTCTGATCACGGTCGGCGACGGCTACTACGGCCTGACCGAGCGCGACGTCGAGCTGGCCCGGGAGATCTCGGCGCTGGCCGGCCGCATGGGCCTGACGGCGGATCCGGCGGTGGTGCAGACCGTCCAGGTCACGGTCGACGCGCTGGTCACCGCCGAGTGCCTGCCGTTCTGGCGGGCCGTGCTCGACTACCGGGACCGCGGCGACAGCGAGGAGGACCTGCTGGACCCGCGTCGGCGCGGCGCCCCGTTCTACTTCCAGGCGATGGCCGAGCCGCGCCCGCAGCGCAACCGGCTGCACGTGGACGTCTGGGTGCCGCACGACGGGGCCGGGGCCCGGATCGCCGCCGCCCTGGCCGCCGGCGGCACCCTGGTGAGCGACGCGCACGCGCCCGGCCACTGGGTGCTGGCCGACCCGGAGGGCAACGAGGTCTGCGTCGGCGTCGCGGGCTGGCCGGGCCCGGACGCCGGGGTCAGCTGA
- a CDS encoding potassium transporter Kup, with product MAALTLGALGVVFGDIGTSPLYSIQTVFTADNNAVGTSPDQVYGVISLVFWAITLIVSVKYVSFILRADNGGEGGIMALTALVQKLNFKSVRSKVILVALGIFGASLFYGDGMITPAISVLSAVEGLKVSAPGLSDFVIPVTIAVLMVLFALQRYGTNLVGNLFGPVMTVWFLVIGATGAVELAGHPAIFKALSPTYGVEFMVNHGMIAFIALASVVLAVTGAEALYADMGHFGRAPIHRAWFFLVFPALTLNYLGQGSLILRSPSSISNPFFLLMPGWAQFPMVILATVATVIASQSVISGAFSVTRQAVQLGVLPHMTIKHTSEHEVGQVYAPMINWGLFAAVVALVLGFGSSAALASAYGVAVTATFVLNTVLFLAVARVMMRKPRWLIAVGAVVFLTTEIAFFAANLTKVVHGGWLPLLVAFTVFTVLITWQRGRQIVTPNRTALEGPLRAFVDEVDAMDPPVHRVDGTAVFLNANLETTPLALRANVEHNHTLHQNVIIVSAMTEKVPHVDESERCTFDDLGHSDDGITHLTLRFGFMDDPNIPQALRLAAQHPDAGQIHGLDVDEVSYFLSRMTIVRTDAPGMRRWRKKLFMTLANNTSSPVAYFGLPSDRCVIMGAQVSV from the coding sequence ATGGCGGCCCTGACCCTGGGCGCGCTGGGCGTCGTCTTCGGCGACATCGGCACCAGCCCGCTGTACTCGATCCAGACCGTCTTCACCGCCGACAACAACGCGGTCGGGACGTCGCCGGACCAGGTGTACGGCGTCATCTCGCTGGTCTTCTGGGCGATCACCCTGATCGTCTCGGTCAAGTACGTGTCGTTCATCCTGCGCGCCGACAACGGCGGCGAGGGCGGCATCATGGCGCTGACCGCCCTGGTCCAGAAGCTGAACTTCAAGTCGGTGCGCAGCAAGGTGATCCTCGTTGCGCTCGGGATCTTCGGCGCCTCGCTGTTCTACGGCGACGGCATGATCACGCCCGCGATCTCGGTGCTGTCGGCGGTCGAGGGGCTGAAGGTCTCGGCGCCGGGCCTGAGCGACTTCGTGATCCCGGTCACCATCGCGGTGCTCATGGTGCTCTTCGCGCTGCAGCGCTACGGCACCAACCTGGTCGGCAACCTGTTCGGCCCGGTCATGACCGTCTGGTTCCTCGTCATCGGCGCCACCGGCGCGGTCGAACTGGCGGGCCACCCGGCGATCTTCAAGGCGCTGTCGCCGACGTACGGCGTCGAGTTCATGGTGAACCACGGCATGATCGCGTTCATCGCGCTCGCCTCGGTGGTGCTGGCCGTGACCGGCGCCGAGGCGCTCTACGCCGACATGGGCCACTTCGGCCGGGCGCCGATCCACCGCGCCTGGTTCTTCCTGGTCTTCCCGGCGCTGACGCTCAACTACCTCGGCCAGGGCTCGCTGATCCTGCGCTCGCCCTCCTCGATCTCCAACCCGTTCTTCCTGCTGATGCCGGGCTGGGCGCAGTTCCCGATGGTGATCCTGGCCACCGTGGCCACCGTGATCGCCTCGCAGTCGGTCATATCCGGCGCGTTCAGCGTCACCCGCCAGGCCGTCCAGCTCGGCGTGCTGCCGCACATGACGATCAAGCACACCTCGGAGCACGAGGTCGGCCAGGTCTACGCGCCGATGATCAACTGGGGCCTGTTCGCCGCGGTCGTCGCCCTGGTGCTGGGCTTCGGCTCCTCCGCCGCGCTCGCCTCCGCGTACGGCGTGGCGGTCACCGCCACCTTCGTGCTGAACACGGTGCTCTTCCTGGCCGTCGCCCGGGTGATGATGCGCAAGCCGCGCTGGCTGATCGCGGTCGGCGCCGTCGTCTTCCTGACCACCGAGATCGCGTTCTTCGCGGCCAACCTCACCAAGGTCGTGCACGGCGGCTGGCTGCCGCTGCTGGTCGCCTTCACGGTCTTCACCGTCCTGATCACCTGGCAGCGCGGCCGGCAGATCGTCACCCCGAACCGGACGGCGCTGGAGGGCCCGCTGCGCGCGTTCGTCGACGAGGTCGACGCGATGGACCCGCCGGTGCACCGGGTCGACGGCACGGCGGTCTTCCTGAACGCCAACCTGGAGACCACGCCGCTGGCGCTGCGCGCCAACGTCGAGCACAACCACACGCTGCACCAGAACGTGATCATCGTGTCGGCGATGACCGAGAAGGTCCCGCACGTCGACGAGTCCGAGCGCTGCACCTTCGACGACCTCGGCCACAGCGACGACGGCATCACCCACCTCACCCTGCGCTTCGGCTTCATGGACGACCCGAACATCCCGCAGGCGCTGCGGCTGGCCGCCCAGCACCCGGATGCGGGCCAGATCCACGGCCTCGACGTGGACGAGGTGTCCTACTTCCTGTCCCGGATGACCATCGTCCGGACCGATGCGCCGGGCATGCGGCGCTGGCGCAAGAAGCTCTTCATGACCCTCGCCAACAACACCAGCAGCCCCGTGGCGTACTTCGGTCTGCCCAGCGACCGGTGCGTGATCATGGGCGCCCAGGTCTCGGTCTGA
- a CDS encoding endo alpha-1,4 polygalactosaminidase: MIRPARACAVLLVLAAAATACTSSSSSGGGGGAPSPSLSPSTTAPAPSAPAPVPTPSASPKPTPTPTPTPTPTPTPSATPSAHPTGALWRPTPGTAWQWQLSGTVDQSVDVPVYDIDGFENDAGVVAALHAKGRKVICYVNAGGWEDFRPDAGAYPPSVLGASDGWSGERWVDIRRLDVLRPLLAARFDMCRAKGFDAVEPDLLEAYENDSGFPVTAADQLAFNRMVADLVHQRGMSVALKNDVDQVPDLVGDFDFSIDEQCAEYQECDALTPFVRAGKAVLHVEYTVAPAAFCPESARLGFSSMVKHQNLDAWRQPC, from the coding sequence GTGATCCGTCCCGCCCGGGCGTGCGCCGTGCTGCTGGTGCTGGCCGCCGCCGCCACGGCCTGCACCAGCAGCAGCAGCAGTGGTGGTGGCGGCGGTGCCCCGTCGCCGTCGCTGTCGCCCAGCACCACTGCGCCCGCGCCGTCCGCTCCCGCGCCGGTGCCCACGCCTTCGGCCTCCCCGAAGCCCACGCCCACACCTACGCCCACGCCCACACCGACACCGACCCCCTCCGCGACCCCCTCGGCGCACCCCACCGGTGCGCTGTGGCGCCCGACCCCCGGCACGGCGTGGCAGTGGCAGTTGAGCGGCACCGTGGACCAGTCGGTCGACGTCCCGGTCTACGACATCGACGGCTTCGAGAACGACGCGGGCGTGGTGGCCGCCCTGCACGCCAAGGGCCGCAAGGTGATCTGCTACGTCAACGCCGGCGGCTGGGAGGACTTCCGCCCGGACGCGGGCGCCTACCCGCCCTCGGTGCTCGGCGCGAGCGACGGCTGGTCCGGCGAACGCTGGGTCGACATCCGCCGGCTGGACGTGCTGCGGCCGCTGCTGGCGGCCCGGTTCGACATGTGCCGGGCGAAGGGCTTCGACGCCGTCGAACCCGACCTGCTGGAGGCCTACGAGAACGACAGCGGCTTCCCGGTCACCGCCGCCGACCAACTGGCCTTCAACCGGATGGTCGCCGACCTGGTGCACCAGCGCGGCATGTCGGTCGCGCTGAAGAACGACGTCGACCAGGTGCCCGACCTGGTGGGCGACTTCGACTTCTCGATCGACGAGCAGTGCGCCGAGTACCAGGAGTGCGACGCGCTGACCCCGTTCGTCCGGGCCGGCAAGGCGGTGCTGCACGTGGAGTACACCGTCGCGCCCGCCGCCTTCTGCCCCGAGAGCGCCAGGCTGGGCTTCAGCTCGATGGTCAAGCACCAGAACCTGGACGCCTGGCGCCAGCCCTGCTGA
- a CDS encoding spherulation-specific family 4 protein — MTVPLLLVPLYVHPGVAPDAWRAVAEAGPARVGAVVLNVADGPGAAPDPAFAEAGGRLRAAGVRVLGYSDTDYGRRPHAAVVDDLLRYREWYGVEGVYFDQASAHPGALGHYRRLATAARAAGCGTVVLGHGTHPDPGYAEVGLADLLVTFEGTWDAYQDLVPPVWTGRHAPARFCHLVYEVPADRAEQFAKLAGGHRAGLACAVSGPGPNPWDTEPLGLRR; from the coding sequence GTGACCGTTCCGCTCCTGCTGGTCCCGCTCTACGTGCACCCGGGCGTCGCACCGGACGCCTGGCGGGCGGTGGCCGAGGCCGGCCCCGCCCGGGTGGGCGCCGTGGTGCTGAACGTCGCCGACGGGCCGGGCGCCGCGCCCGACCCCGCGTTCGCCGAGGCCGGCGGGCGGCTGCGGGCGGCGGGCGTACGGGTGCTGGGCTACAGCGACACCGACTACGGCCGCCGGCCGCACGCCGCCGTGGTTGACGACCTGCTGCGGTACCGCGAGTGGTACGGGGTCGAGGGCGTCTACTTCGACCAGGCGAGCGCGCACCCCGGCGCGCTGGGCCACTACCGCCGGCTCGCCACGGCGGCCCGGGCGGCCGGCTGCGGCACGGTGGTGCTGGGGCACGGGACGCACCCGGACCCCGGGTACGCGGAGGTCGGCCTGGCCGACCTCCTGGTCACCTTCGAGGGCACCTGGGACGCGTACCAGGACCTGGTGCCGCCGGTGTGGACCGGCCGCCACGCGCCGGCCCGGTTCTGCCACCTGGTGTACGAGGTGCCCGCGGACCGGGCCGAGCAGTTCGCCAAACTGGCGGGCGGTCACCGCGCGGGCCTGGCCTGCGCGGTGAGCGGGCCGGGCCCGAACCCGTGGGACACCGAACCGCTGGGGCTGCGCCGGTGA
- a CDS encoding NAD-dependent epimerase/dehydratase family protein — protein MKILLLGANGYLGRHAARALRALPGAELYTAGRRPPHDLTLDLAAGQMPALMADLAALAPDAVVNCAGAVSGSALNLAEANARGPALLSDAMLAAAPQARLVHLGSAAEYGATEMGVALTERSPVAPVGVYGATKLAGSLAVAGSRLEEAVVLRVFNPVGPGAPAQSLPGRLAGELRRVGPQGRIRVGDLSAYRDFVDVRDLAEAVALAVTAPRPLPRVLNLGSGSARPVRELVRALTGAAGFRGELVEEAAAGSERSAVVPWQRADVGAAAEHLGWRPVTPLERSLADLWESTAAEGARDGAERPAVAR, from the coding sequence ATGAAGATCCTGCTGCTGGGCGCCAACGGCTACCTGGGCCGGCACGCCGCCCGGGCCCTGCGGGCGCTGCCCGGCGCCGAGCTGTACACCGCCGGGCGGCGCCCCCCGCACGACCTCACGCTGGACCTGGCGGCCGGTCAGATGCCGGCGCTGATGGCCGACCTGGCCGCGCTGGCCCCCGACGCGGTGGTCAACTGCGCGGGCGCGGTGAGCGGCAGCGCGCTGAACCTGGCCGAGGCCAACGCGCGCGGGCCGGCGCTGCTCAGCGACGCGATGCTGGCCGCCGCCCCGCAGGCGAGGCTGGTCCACCTCGGCTCCGCCGCGGAGTACGGCGCGACCGAGATGGGGGTGGCGCTGACCGAGCGCTCCCCGGTGGCGCCGGTCGGGGTCTACGGCGCGACCAAGCTGGCCGGTTCGCTCGCCGTGGCGGGCAGCCGGCTGGAGGAGGCCGTGGTGCTGCGGGTGTTCAACCCGGTCGGGCCGGGCGCACCCGCCCAGTCGCTGCCCGGGCGGCTGGCGGGCGAGCTGCGCCGGGTCGGGCCGCAGGGCCGGATCCGGGTGGGCGACCTGTCGGCGTACCGCGACTTCGTCGACGTCCGCGACCTCGCCGAGGCCGTCGCGCTGGCCGTCACCGCCCCCCGGCCGCTGCCACGGGTGCTCAACCTCGGCAGCGGCTCGGCCCGCCCGGTCCGCGAGCTGGTCCGGGCGCTGACCGGGGCGGCCGGCTTCCGGGGCGAGCTGGTGGAGGAGGCCGCGGCCGGCTCCGAGCGGTCGGCGGTCGTGCCCTGGCAGCGCGCCGACGTCGGCGCCGCGGCCGAGCACCTGGGCTGGCGGCCGGTGACGCCGCTGGAGCGCTCGCTCGCCGACCTGTGGGAGAGCACCGCGGCCGAGGGCGCGCGGGACGGGGCCGAGCGGCCGGCGGTCGCCCGGTGA
- a CDS encoding SDR family NAD(P)-dependent oxidoreductase, translating into MSSSTTVAVTGAEGFIGSHLVEALVADGHRVRAMVQYNSFSSFGWLEELDPQVLDSVEVVLGDVRDPGSVNGLVKGAETVYHLAALIAIPYSYQAPHSYVDTNVTGTLNVLEAVRHLDVPRLVHTSTSETYGTAQTVPITEDHPINTQSPYAASKAGGDRLADSYHASFGTPVVTLRPFNTFGPRQSMRAVIPTVIAQLAAGEREITLGDLRPTRDFMFVEDTAAAFRAVGTAPADTVVGRTFNAGTGREISVGDTVALIGKLMGADVTVKEDEQRLRPADSEVFRLVADATRLRTATGWAPAHSLEQGLERTIAFFRDPANLSRYKTDRYNV; encoded by the coding sequence ATGAGCAGTAGCACCACTGTCGCCGTCACCGGGGCCGAGGGATTCATCGGCTCGCACCTGGTCGAGGCCCTGGTCGCGGACGGCCACCGGGTCCGCGCCATGGTCCAGTACAACTCCTTCTCCTCGTTCGGCTGGCTGGAGGAGCTCGACCCGCAGGTGCTCGACTCGGTCGAGGTCGTGCTCGGCGACGTCCGCGACCCCGGCTCGGTCAACGGCTTGGTCAAGGGCGCCGAGACGGTCTACCACCTGGCCGCGCTGATCGCGATCCCGTACTCCTACCAGGCGCCGCACTCCTACGTGGACACCAACGTCACCGGCACCCTCAACGTGCTGGAGGCGGTGCGCCACCTGGACGTGCCGCGGCTGGTGCACACCTCCACCAGCGAGACCTACGGCACCGCGCAGACCGTGCCGATCACCGAGGACCACCCGATCAACACCCAGTCCCCGTACGCCGCTTCGAAGGCCGGCGGGGACCGGCTGGCCGACAGCTACCACGCGAGCTTCGGCACGCCGGTGGTCACCCTGCGCCCGTTCAACACCTTCGGGCCGCGCCAGTCGATGCGCGCCGTCATCCCCACCGTGATCGCCCAACTCGCGGCGGGGGAGCGGGAGATCACCCTCGGCGACCTGCGCCCGACCCGCGACTTCATGTTCGTCGAGGACACCGCGGCCGCCTTCCGGGCGGTCGGCACCGCGCCCGCCGACACCGTCGTGGGCCGCACCTTCAACGCCGGCACCGGCCGGGAGATCTCGGTCGGCGACACCGTCGCGCTGATCGGCAAGCTGATGGGCGCGGACGTCACCGTGAAGGAGGACGAACAACGGCTCCGCCCGGCCGACTCCGAGGTGTTCCGCCTGGTCGCCGACGCCACCCGGCTGCGCACCGCCACCGGTTGGGCGCCCGCGCACAGCCTGGAGCAGGGCCTGGAGCGGACCATCGCGTTCTTCCGCGACCCGGCCAACCTGTCCCGCTACAAGACCGACCGCTACAACGTCTGA
- the pelF gene encoding GT4 family glycosyltransferase PelF, whose product MRVTLLTEGTYPHQHGGVSVWCDQLVQGMPDVEFDIIAVTGTGAEPVVWDLPGNVRSVTPVPLWGPAADGRAPRGRELRRFLESYERFLHSLLDPVYDAHFGRELSTFADLARRGLLGPALRSEQALRTLHGVWSRTGLPTAAARPTLHDALNAGDLLEHALRPLAVEPPREGVAHAASGGLATLPGLVGAQLHYVPFLLTEHGVYLRERYLGYRTGPYRWPVKALLLGFYRMLAEESYRHAALVTPGNQYNRRWEERGGTPSDNIRTVYNGVDPAAFPPAGPEPQAPTLSWAGRVDPIKDLETLIRAFALVHAELPEARLRLFGGTPKGGEAYRDRCVALAEELGVGASVHFEGRVADITDAYAAGNVVMLSSISEGFPFTLIEAMSCGRATVSTDVGGVREAVGDAGLVVPPREPEPMAAAALELLRDPERRAQLGERARLRVIEQFTLRQNIDGFREIYTELLRTGVRTPRPLLTAAATGGAA is encoded by the coding sequence ATGCGTGTCACCTTGCTCACCGAAGGAACGTATCCGCACCAGCACGGCGGAGTCAGCGTCTGGTGCGACCAACTGGTCCAGGGGATGCCGGACGTGGAGTTCGACATCATCGCGGTGACCGGCACCGGCGCCGAGCCGGTGGTCTGGGACCTGCCCGGCAACGTCCGCTCGGTCACACCCGTGCCGCTGTGGGGTCCCGCGGCGGACGGGCGCGCACCGCGCGGCCGGGAGCTGCGCCGCTTCCTGGAGTCCTACGAGCGGTTCCTGCACTCGCTGCTCGACCCGGTCTACGACGCGCACTTCGGACGGGAGTTGAGCACCTTCGCCGACCTGGCGCGGCGCGGCCTGCTCGGCCCGGCGCTGCGCAGCGAACAGGCCCTGCGCACCCTGCACGGGGTGTGGAGCCGCACCGGGCTGCCGACCGCCGCCGCCCGGCCCACCCTGCACGACGCGCTCAACGCCGGCGACCTGCTGGAGCACGCGCTGCGCCCGCTCGCGGTCGAGCCGCCGCGCGAGGGCGTCGCGCACGCGGCCAGCGGCGGGCTGGCCACCCTGCCCGGACTCGTCGGCGCCCAACTGCACTACGTGCCCTTCCTGCTCACCGAGCACGGCGTCTACCTGCGCGAGCGCTACCTCGGCTACCGCACCGGCCCCTACCGCTGGCCGGTCAAGGCGCTGCTGCTCGGCTTCTACCGGATGCTCGCCGAGGAGAGCTACCGGCACGCCGCGCTGGTCACCCCCGGCAACCAGTACAACCGCCGGTGGGAGGAGCGCGGCGGCACCCCGTCCGACAACATCCGCACCGTCTACAACGGCGTCGACCCCGCGGCCTTCCCGCCCGCCGGCCCCGAACCGCAGGCCCCGACGCTCAGTTGGGCCGGCCGGGTCGACCCGATCAAGGACCTGGAGACGCTGATCCGCGCCTTCGCCCTGGTGCACGCCGAACTGCCGGAAGCCAGACTGCGGTTGTTCGGCGGCACGCCCAAGGGCGGCGAGGCCTACCGGGACCGCTGCGTCGCGCTGGCCGAGGAGCTCGGGGTGGGCGCCTCGGTGCACTTCGAGGGCCGGGTCGCCGACATCACCGACGCCTACGCCGCCGGGAACGTGGTGATGCTCTCCAGCATCAGCGAGGGCTTCCCGTTCACCCTGATCGAGGCGATGTCCTGCGGCCGGGCCACCGTGTCCACCGACGTCGGCGGGGTGCGCGAGGCGGTGGGCGACGCCGGACTGGTGGTGCCCCCGCGCGAGCCCGAGCCGATGGCCGCGGCCGCGCTGGAGCTGCTGCGCGACCCCGAGCGGCGGGCCCAACTCGGCGAGCGGGCCCGGCTGCGGGTGATCGAACAGTTCACGCTGCGTCAGAACATCGACGGGTTCCGGGAGATCTACACCGAGCTGCTGCGCACCGGCGTGCGCACGCCGCGCCCGCTGCTGACCGCCGCCGCGACGGGAGGTGCCGCGTGA